Within the Paenibacillus sp. AN1007 genome, the region GGAGAGTATTTATGATAAAGCGGATTCTCAGCTGACTGCTGTAAGGATTGAATAATATGCGGTGGTGTAGGAGTATCGGGATTACCCTGCCCCAGATTGATGACATCATGACCGCTTGCAATCTCACGGTTCACATTTTGAACAAGGGTTGCAAAAAATTGCGTTGGCAGCTGAGACATGACATGTGCAGACGGGATTGGAAAGGCTGAAGAAGCAGGTCTATGTTCTGAATTCGTCATCGTATTTATCACTCCGGATATTCATTTATGGCAAAACGTTCTCATTAATTTATCACGCCAATCCCGAGCTGTATAGAGGGAGATAGAAGTGAGACAGGACATTTTGTACAAAAGAGAATTGGATCATTCAAGTTTGTCCATTGAGATCGGAAAAACGATAGTTTAAGATATTTTACGATAATGATAATCAATATCATTGTTATTCAAAAATCAGAAGCACATCTAACAGGGGGAGAAATAGAGATGCAAAGCAAGTTCCAAAACAAATTCCAAGACAAATTCCGAAATACGGCAGTTGTATTGACGGCCACAGCTTTATCTGTTCTGCTGCTCGCATGTGGAAATCAGACAACAGCACCAGCAGGGCCGGAAAATCAAACTGCTTCAGCGATAAACCAGGCAGGAGGAGGCACCGACAATGGGAAGCAGCTTGCGGCCGATGAGGGGAAAACAGTGCAGACAAAGCAGTTCAAAGATTGGACAGGTCATAATGTGACCGTGCCTGTCAATCCTGAACGTGTAATCTATCATGGAGAAGTGACCGGGGATTTGGTCGCGCTTGGCGTTATTCCGGTAGGCATACTCCGGCAGGAGGGTATGGTATTTGATGATCAGGTCGCTGATGCGACAGATGTAGGATTTCCTATAAGTGTAGAGAAAGTGCTCGGGCTGAACCCGGATTTGATTATTTTCTCGAATAGCGATGAGGCTCAGTACGATCAGATTTCGAAGATTGCACCTACGGTAACCTTTAATTCATTTGCACCACTGGAGGATCGGTTGAGAACTCTGGGCGATTTGTTAAACAAGAAACAAGAGGCTGAAGAATGGATTATTGCGAACAAAAAAGCTGCAGAGGACATGTGGAAGCAGCTTCATC harbors:
- a CDS encoding ABC transporter substrate-binding protein, whose amino-acid sequence is MQSKFQNKFQDKFRNTAVVLTATALSVLLLACGNQTTAPAGPENQTASAINQAGGGTDNGKQLAADEGKTVQTKQFKDWTGHNVTVPVNPERVIYHGEVTGDLVALGVIPVGILRQEGMVFDDQVADATDVGFPISVEKVLGLNPDLIIFSNSDEAQYDQISKIAPTVTFNSFAPLEDRLRTLGDLLNKKQEAEEWIIANKKAAEDMWKQLHQNGLKEGETASVFTMYPGNRLFVMAGAGLPQLLYGKDGLKPTPEVQKLLDDEMGFAEISMEKMTEIAGDRIFVLDPVTDDARKSTSELLNSSVWKNLPAVKAGRVYRLDIVKASGDAMSREWLLKELPKQMIY